One window from the genome of Musa acuminata AAA Group cultivar baxijiao chromosome BXJ1-4, Cavendish_Baxijiao_AAA, whole genome shotgun sequence encodes:
- the LOC103980134 gene encoding subtilisin-like protease SBT5.3: MEIARRSSAPLLLLLLLRLAFLYSLLLQRPVFAARKAYVVYLGEHSHGSGSASSWEGSKRATESHYELLGSVLEDKEKVQDAIFYSYTHNINGFAAYLEEQVALKISKYPGVVSVFPNRGYKLHTTRSWEFLGLERDGRVPKQSLWRKARFGEDTIIANLDSGVWPEAQSFKDDGLGPIPSKWKGICQNDFDESFSCNRKLIGARYFNKGYEALVGPLNATFKSPRDYDGHGTHTLSTAGGGFVPSANIFGYGNGTAKGGSPGARVAAYKVCWLPVNGSECFDADILAAFDAAIRDGIDVISVSLGGDPVDYFQDGLAIGSFHAVKKGITVVSSAGNSGPNLATVSNLSPWMFTVGASTMDRQFPSVIVFDDKRIKGESLSPKGLPGKRLYPLISSAEAKLVNASARQARLCYLGSLDPAKVKGKIVVCLRGITARVEKGEAVHQAGGIGMVLANDVDNGNEIVADAHVLPATHITYSDGLTLFSYLGATKSPLGYITRPKTKLGAKPAPFMAAFSSKGPNTITPEILKPDVTAPGVSVLAAYSGAVGPTGLVFDGRRVAFNAESGTSMSCPHISGVAGLLKTLHPDWSPAAIKSAIMTTARTRDNMKEPMLNSSFNKATPLGYGSGHVRPNHAMDPGLVYDMTTTDYLDFLCSLGYTTAQLAMFNGGPYACPSTPLHIRDLNYPSITIPDLQSSTKVARVVKNVGPPGTYVVRVVEPRGVSVTVSPASLTFEKVGEEKRFEVTAGIKEGKTDGGGYVFGGLIWSDGKHYVRSPLVVKCSSSSSEP; the protein is encoded by the exons ATGGAGATCGCGAGGAGGAGCTCCgctccgcttcttcttcttcttcttcttcgtcttgccTTCCTGTACTCTCTCCTACTGCAAAGACCCGTTTTTGCTGCCAGGAAG GCGTATGTGGTGTACCTCGGCGAGCACTCGCACGGGTCCGGATCAGCGTCTTCCTGGGAAGGTTCCAAGAGAGCAACCGAGTCTCACTATGAACTGTTGGGTTCAGTGCTGGAGGA CAAGGAGAAGGTCCAAGACGCAATATTTTACTCCTACACCCACAACATTAATGGCTTTGCAGCTTACCTTGAGGAACAAGTGGCACTGAAGATATCGA AGTATCCTGGAGTCGTTTCAGTGTTTCCTAATCGAGGATACAAGCTCCACACCACCCGTTCGTGGGAATTCCTGGGCCTCGAGAGGGATGGCAGAGTTCCAAAGCAATCACTGTGGAGAAAGGCTCGGTTCGGCGAGGACACTATCATTGCAAATCTTGATAGCG GTGTGTGGCCGGAGGCTCAAAGCTTCAAGGATGATGGCTTGGGACCAATTCCATCAAAGTGGAAAGGAATCTGCCAGAATGACTTTGATGAAAGCTTTTCATGCAACAG GAAGCTGATCGGAGCGAGGTACTTCAACAAGGGCTATGAAGCCCTGGTTGGGCCGCTCAACGCCACCTTCAAGTCTCCGCGAGACTACGACGGGCACGGGACGCACACCCTCTCCACCGCCGGCGGCGGGTTCGTGCCGAGCGCCAACATCTTCGGCTACGGCAACGGCACGGCCAAGGGCGGCTCCCCCGGCGCCCGGGTCGCTGCGTACAAGGTATGCTGGCTGCCGGTGAACGGCAGCGAGTGCTTCGACGCCGACATCCTGGCCGCCTTCGACGCGGCGATCCGTGACGGCATCGACGTGATCTCCGTCTCGCTGGGTGGAGACCCGGTGGACTATTTCCAGGATGGGCTGGCCATCGGGTCGTTCCACGCTGTGAAGAAGGGGATCACGGTGGTCTCCTCCGCCGGCAACTCGGGGCCGAACCTTGCCACCGTCTCAAACTTGTCTCCTTGGATGTTTACTGTGGGAGCAAGCACCATGGACAGGCAGTTCCCCTCTGTTATTGTCTTCGACGACAAGAGGATTAAG GGAGAGAGCCTATCACCCAAGGGATTGCCAGGCAAAAGGCTCTACCCATTGATCAGCTCTGCAGAAGCCAAACTGGTCAACGCATCAGCACGGCAGGC TAGGTTGTGCTACTTGGGATCTCTGGATCCAGCAAAGgtgaaggggaagattgttgtatGCCTCCGCGGCATCACTGCGAGAGTGGAGAAGGGAGAGGCAGTTCATCAGGCTGGTGGCATTGGAATGGTTCTTGCAAATGATGTCGACAACGGGAATGAAATCGTAGCCGACGCGCATGTCCTCCCTGCAACTCACATCACCTACTCTGATGGCCTCACCCTCTTCTCCTACCTCGGAGCCACCAA GTCACCGCTGGGTTACATTACGAGGCCGAAGACAAAGCTCGGAGCAAAACCAGCACCGTTCATGGCAGCATTCTCCTCCAAAGGCCCAAATACCATCACTCCTGAGATCCTTAAG CCTGATGTCACTGCACCAGGTGTGAGTGTTCTTGCTGCCTACTCTGGCGCAGTCGGGCCTACGGGTCTTGTCTTCGACGGTCGTCGTGTTGCCTTCAACGCCGAGTCCGGCACCTCCATGTCCTGCCCCCACATATCTGGAGTTGCAGGCCTCCTCAAGACTCTCCATCCAGATTGGAGTCCCGCTGCGATCAAATCTGCAATTATGACAACCG CGAGGACACGGGACAACATGAAGGAGCCGATGCTGAACTCATCCTTCAACAAGGCCACCCCGCTCGGCTACGGCTCCGGCCACGTACGGCCGAACCACGCCATGGATCCCGGCCTGGTCTACGACATGACTACGACCGACTACTTGGACTTCCTGTGCTCCCTCGGCTACACCACCGCCCAGCTCGCCATGTTCAACGGCGGACCGTACGCGTGCCCCTCCACGCCTCTTCACATCAGAGACCTGAACTATCCGTCGATCACCATCCCTGACCTGCAATCCTCCACGAAGGTGGCTCGCGTGGTTAAAAACGTTGGCCCGCCGGGCACGTACGTGGTTCGGGTGGTGGAACCGAGAGGCGTCTCGGTCACCGTGAGCCCGGCAAGCCTTACGTTTGAGAAGGTT